In the genome of Altererythrobacter sp. TH136, one region contains:
- a CDS encoding glycoside hydrolase family 130 protein: MLRPFHLGWQAAGAPGNRAQKLVNDVAALSEAQVRREYRKVLSDFKERHWQTETIFETRWRELATNLGIHECDFSPVRRKLIGAYFCHEYTYSAAALMNPSIVPHPDQSGCEDGAVRFVMSLRAVGEGHISSIVFREGIAHPDGHFELWPQSAFATSVELDDSTLYDADRGVTVHRHQESSLSNTVIFPITEQQRGGLEDLRLTRFDHGGGEFEWIGTYTAYSGSTIRSELMRTTDFRRFLLEPIQGRAGRNKGMALFPEKVGGQYAMVGRQDGKNLFLLRSRRIDRWDTEGVLLMEPKYPWEFIQIGNCGSPIKTDAGWLLFTHGVGAMRKYTVGAALLDLDDPSKVIGRTAEPVLSAENADRSGYVPNVVYTCGALRTGSRLFVPYGISDSSVGFASVEIDELLQLMV; encoded by the coding sequence GTGTTGCGCCCGTTTCACCTGGGATGGCAGGCCGCCGGCGCGCCGGGCAACCGCGCGCAGAAGCTGGTCAATGACGTCGCCGCGCTGAGCGAGGCGCAGGTGCGCCGCGAATATCGCAAGGTCCTGTCGGACTTCAAAGAACGGCATTGGCAGACCGAGACGATCTTCGAGACGCGGTGGCGCGAGCTGGCGACCAATCTCGGCATTCACGAGTGCGATTTCTCGCCCGTTCGCCGCAAGCTTATCGGGGCGTATTTCTGTCACGAATACACGTATTCGGCGGCCGCCCTGATGAACCCGTCGATCGTCCCGCACCCCGATCAGTCGGGCTGCGAGGATGGCGCGGTGCGGTTCGTCATGTCCCTGCGCGCGGTGGGGGAAGGGCACATCAGCTCGATCGTGTTTCGCGAAGGCATCGCGCACCCCGACGGTCATTTCGAACTGTGGCCACAGAGCGCGTTCGCCACGTCGGTCGAGCTGGACGATTCCACGCTTTATGACGCCGACCGGGGCGTGACGGTGCACCGCCACCAGGAAAGCTCGCTGTCGAACACGGTCATCTTCCCGATCACCGAGCAGCAGCGCGGGGGGCTGGAGGATCTGCGGTTGACGCGGTTCGACCACGGCGGCGGCGAGTTCGAATGGATCGGCACCTACACTGCCTATTCGGGCAGCACGATCCGGTCCGAGCTGATGCGGACGACCGACTTTCGCCGTTTCCTGCTCGAACCGATTCAGGGCCGCGCCGGGCGCAACAAGGGCATGGCGCTGTTCCCGGAAAAGGTCGGCGGCCAGTATGCCATGGTCGGGCGGCAGGACGGCAAGAACCTGTTCCTGCTTCGCTCGCGCCGGATCGACCGGTGGGACACCGAAGGCGTCCTGCTGATGGAGCCCAAGTATCCGTGGGAGTTCATCCAGATCGGCAATTGCGGCAGTCCGATCAAGACCGATGCCGGCTGGCTGCTGTTCACGCACGGGGTGGGCGCGATGCGCAAGTACACCGTTGGCGCGGCGCTGCTGGACCTCGATGACCCGTCAAAGGTGATCGGTCGCACCGCCGAACCGGTGCTGAGCGCCGAGAACGCCGACCGGTCAGGCTATGTCCCGAACGTGGTCTATACGTGCGGCGCGCTGCGCACGGGCTCGCGCCTGTTCGTGCCCTACGGCATCTCCGACAGTTCAGTGGGGTTCGCATCGGTCGAAATCGACGAACTGCTGCAACTTATGGTCTGA
- a CDS encoding sugar phosphate nucleotidyltransferase, whose product MNTALIHPVILCGGSGTRLWPRSRKAKPKPFLPLVGERTLLEATLDRWHGSSDFAEPVIVAGQGHLCHLAEQAPAEATVIVEPAAKNTAPAIALAAALLPADAILLVCPSDHHIADIASFTAAARAAARLAGDDWMVALGIAPDRAETGYGYIRLGEAMEGGHKVDRFVEKPDRETAERFLTEGNYAWNGGIFAFRAGAFMDELEQHRPAMAEAVRRAVAGGRYQGQEFHPAADAFAGVDGESVDYAVMENTARAAVVPADMGWSDIGNWEALRDARPSDDAGNRVHGPVELVECRNVLVETDGPRVSVIGLEGIIVVVDGDEVLVTSAAGAQLVGKLTGAANQ is encoded by the coding sequence ATGAACACCGCTCTTATTCATCCCGTCATCCTGTGCGGCGGCAGCGGCACGCGCCTGTGGCCGCGCAGCCGCAAGGCCAAGCCCAAGCCGTTCCTCCCGCTGGTGGGGGAGCGCACCCTGCTCGAGGCTACGCTCGACCGATGGCACGGCTCCAGCGACTTCGCCGAACCCGTGATCGTGGCGGGCCAGGGGCACTTGTGCCACTTGGCCGAGCAGGCACCGGCCGAGGCGACGGTGATCGTCGAACCGGCGGCGAAGAACACCGCGCCCGCGATTGCGCTCGCCGCGGCGCTGCTGCCGGCTGACGCGATCCTGCTGGTCTGCCCCAGCGACCACCACATCGCCGACATCGCCAGCTTCACCGCCGCCGCGCGAGCAGCGGCCCGGCTGGCGGGGGACGACTGGATGGTCGCGCTGGGCATCGCACCCGACCGCGCGGAGACGGGCTACGGCTACATCCGCCTGGGCGAGGCGATGGAGGGGGGCCACAAGGTCGACCGCTTCGTCGAAAAGCCGGATCGCGAGACGGCCGAGCGCTTCCTGACCGAAGGCAATTACGCATGGAATGGCGGCATCTTCGCGTTTCGTGCAGGCGCCTTCATGGATGAGTTGGAGCAGCATCGGCCCGCCATGGCCGAAGCGGTCCGCCGCGCGGTCGCCGGGGGCCGGTACCAGGGGCAGGAGTTTCATCCGGCGGCGGACGCCTTCGCCGGCGTTGATGGCGAGTCGGTCGATTACGCCGTCATGGAAAACACCGCGCGCGCAGCGGTCGTGCCGGCAGACATGGGCTGGTCCGACATCGGCAACTGGGAAGCCTTGCGCGATGCGCGTCCCAGCGACGATGCGGGCAACCGGGTGCATGGGCCCGTCGAACTGGTCGAGTGCCGTAACGTACTGGTGGAAACGGACGGACCGCGGGTGTCGGTGATTGGGCTGGAAGGCATCATCGTGGTGGTGGACGGGGACGAGGTTCTCGTCACCAGCGCCGCCGGAGCACAACTCGTCGGCAAGCTGACTGGGGCGGCCAACCAATGA
- the ftsH gene encoding ATP-dependent zinc metalloprotease FtsH, with protein MNDDKDPQGSGQGGPGGPNPWIKSLMVWGGIFLALLLVVSMFGQAAQAPGQAIRYSEFRERVVAGTVKDVSIAPEKITGTMKNGETFSTVPITGDTELPRLLDSSGVSYSGKEADQPNVLLYLLVQSLPFILILGIAFFALRQVQKGGGAGGAMGFGKSKAKMLTEKQGRVTFADVAGIDEAREELEEIVEFLRDPGRFSKLGGQIPKGALLVGSPGTGKTLLARAIAGEAGVPFFTISGSDFVEMFVGVGASRVRDMFEQAKKNAPCIVFIDEIDAVGRHRGHGLGNSNDEREQTLNQLLVEMDGFEANEGIIIIAATNRPDVLDPALLRPGRFDRQVVVPVPDIEGREKILAVHMKKVPLAPDVNPRTIARGTPGFSGADLANLVNEAALLAARRNKRLVAMQEFEDAKDKVMMGSERRSMVMTDDEKKMTAYHEAGHALVSMHEPASDPIHKATIIPRGRALGMVMRLPERDNYSYHRDKMHADLAVSMGGRVAEEIIFGHDKVSSGASSDIQYATSLARNMVTKWGMSDKLGPLQYEQTQEGYLGMGGSQRTMGSDETNKLIDAEIKALVEGAHVRATEILKGEEDKLHLLAQAMLEYETLTGDEIRDLLDKGTIDRPDKPAAPTTRPVRGSAIPKSGRRFGGEAPQGA; from the coding sequence ATGAACGACGACAAGGACCCGCAAGGCTCAGGCCAGGGAGGCCCCGGCGGCCCCAACCCGTGGATCAAGAGCCTGATGGTGTGGGGCGGTATCTTCCTTGCCCTGCTGCTTGTCGTGTCGATGTTCGGCCAGGCTGCGCAAGCGCCCGGACAGGCGATCCGCTATTCCGAGTTCCGCGAGCGCGTGGTGGCCGGAACGGTCAAGGACGTGTCGATCGCGCCTGAAAAGATCACCGGCACGATGAAGAACGGCGAAACGTTCTCCACCGTGCCGATCACGGGCGATACCGAGCTTCCCCGGCTGCTCGACAGCAGCGGTGTGTCCTATTCCGGCAAGGAAGCCGATCAGCCGAATGTCCTGCTGTACCTGCTGGTTCAGTCGCTCCCGTTCATTCTGATCCTTGGCATCGCGTTCTTCGCGCTGCGCCAGGTGCAGAAGGGTGGCGGCGCGGGCGGCGCGATGGGCTTCGGCAAGTCCAAGGCCAAGATGCTGACCGAAAAGCAGGGCCGCGTGACCTTTGCCGATGTCGCCGGCATCGACGAAGCGCGCGAGGAACTGGAAGAGATCGTCGAATTCCTGCGCGACCCGGGCCGGTTCTCCAAGCTCGGCGGGCAGATCCCCAAGGGCGCGCTGCTAGTCGGCTCGCCCGGAACCGGCAAGACCCTGCTCGCCCGCGCGATCGCGGGTGAGGCGGGCGTGCCCTTCTTCACCATCTCTGGCTCCGATTTCGTCGAGATGTTCGTCGGCGTCGGCGCCAGCCGCGTGCGCGACATGTTCGAACAGGCGAAGAAGAACGCGCCGTGCATCGTGTTCATCGACGAGATCGATGCCGTCGGCCGCCATCGCGGCCACGGTCTCGGCAACTCGAACGACGAGCGCGAGCAGACGTTGAACCAGCTCCTGGTCGAGATGGACGGGTTCGAGGCCAACGAAGGCATCATCATCATCGCGGCGACCAACCGCCCGGACGTGCTCGACCCCGCGCTGCTGCGCCCTGGCCGGTTCGACCGCCAGGTGGTGGTGCCTGTGCCCGATATCGAAGGCCGCGAGAAGATCCTCGCCGTGCACATGAAAAAGGTGCCGCTGGCGCCCGACGTCAACCCGCGCACCATCGCGCGCGGCACGCCCGGGTTCTCGGGCGCCGATCTCGCCAACCTAGTGAACGAGGCGGCGCTGCTTGCCGCGCGGCGCAACAAGCGCCTGGTCGCGATGCAGGAATTCGAGGACGCCAAGGACAAGGTCATGATGGGCTCCGAGCGCCGGAGCATGGTGATGACCGACGACGAGAAGAAGATGACCGCGTATCACGAGGCCGGCCACGCGCTCGTCTCGATGCACGAGCCCGCATCCGATCCGATCCACAAGGCGACGATCATCCCGCGTGGCCGGGCGCTGGGCATGGTGATGCGCCTGCCCGAACGCGACAATTATTCGTACCACCGCGACAAGATGCATGCCGACTTGGCGGTCAGCATGGGCGGCCGCGTCGCCGAAGAGATCATCTTCGGGCACGATAAGGTGTCGTCGGGGGCCAGCTCTGACATCCAGTACGCAACCTCGCTGGCGCGCAACATGGTCACCAAGTGGGGCATGAGCGATAAGCTGGGCCCGCTGCAGTACGAGCAGACGCAGGAAGGCTACCTTGGCATGGGCGGCAGCCAGCGGACGATGGGCTCCGACGAGACCAACAAGCTGATCGACGCGGAGATCAAGGCGCTGGTCGAGGGCGCGCACGTGCGGGCGACCGAGATCCTTAAGGGCGAGGAGGACAAGCTCCACCTGCTGGCCCAGGCCATGCTGGAATACGAAACGCTGACCGGCGACGAGATCCGCGACCTGCTGGACAAGGGAACGATCGACCGGCCCGACAAGCCTGCGGCTCCGACGACCAGGCCGGTTCGTGGGTCGGCGATCCCGAAGTCAGGGCGACGGTTCGGCGGCGAGGCTCCACAGGGCGCGTAA
- a CDS encoding peptidylprolyl isomerase: MTDSPANWTDRLRRWRLPVLVLVLVLLAGAAILAAKSWRAAPGDHSSRSIHLTRSDQAQLSREFAEVTGRPPTQAELDTLISRRVREEVLYREALRRGLDKGDPVVRKRLAQKMEAIAASAAGTGTIDDATLNGWLQAHPDRFAQDMKLTFDQLYFTSRSRAVVARTLLDGGANWTRVGDAISLPAHFNGASRQTVSDEMGQEFAHALEGLALGDAWHGPVEGALGWHLVRLTAKQPGVIPPLAAIRSRVEDDWRAAMGRRQQDAGYQALRDDYRIEIDR; encoded by the coding sequence ATGACTGATTCCCCGGCGAACTGGACCGATCGGCTCCGCAGGTGGCGCCTCCCGGTGCTGGTGCTGGTGCTGGTGTTGCTAGCGGGCGCGGCCATCTTAGCCGCCAAGTCTTGGCGGGCGGCTCCCGGCGATCACTCAAGCCGTTCCATTCACCTGACGCGCAGCGACCAGGCGCAGTTGTCGCGCGAGTTCGCCGAGGTCACCGGGCGGCCGCCCACGCAGGCTGAACTCGATACGCTCATCAGTCGCCGGGTGCGCGAGGAAGTGCTCTACCGAGAGGCGCTCCGGCGCGGCCTCGACAAAGGCGATCCGGTGGTGCGCAAGCGGCTGGCGCAGAAGATGGAGGCGATCGCCGCCAGTGCCGCCGGGACCGGCACGATCGACGATGCCACCTTGAACGGATGGCTGCAGGCCCACCCCGATCGGTTTGCGCAGGACATGAAGCTGACCTTCGATCAGCTCTATTTCACGAGCCGCAGCCGAGCGGTGGTGGCCCGGACCCTGCTTGACGGCGGGGCGAACTGGACCAGGGTGGGTGATGCGATTTCGCTGCCGGCGCACTTCAACGGCGCCAGCCGCCAGACGGTCAGCGACGAGATGGGCCAGGAATTCGCGCACGCGCTGGAAGGTCTGGCGCTCGGCGACGCGTGGCACGGGCCGGTCGAAGGTGCGCTGGGCTGGCACCTCGTGCGGCTGACCGCGAAGCAGCCCGGCGTCATTCCGCCGCTCGCCGCGATCCGGTCTCGCGTGGAGGACGACTGGCGCGCCGCGATGGGCCGGCGGCAGCAGGATGCGGGCTACCAGGCCTTGCGCGACGACTACCGCATCGAGATCGATCGCTGA
- a CDS encoding class I mannose-6-phosphate isomerase, with translation MSRVLPTKSVEKPWGQDTLPPPFSAPHGKRIGEIWFEPPPELPELLVKYLFTSENLSVQVHPSDAQAPAGSRGKEECWLVLTAEPGAKLAIGFTEPVSPEKMRAAALDGSIEQLLAWHEVGPGDFVYLPANTVHAIGAGLSLIEVQQNSDITYRLYDYGRPRELHLDDGIAVAEGGPHDPKLRRHVPDRGDVTLADGPHFRLDRIDGEPDAATAARYAGGPLLVIPVDAPVTLAGQAVEPGGCGMAERLSDIAFSGGRALIAQPLMRSG, from the coding sequence ATGAGCCGGGTGCTGCCCACCAAATCGGTCGAGAAGCCGTGGGGCCAGGACACGCTCCCGCCGCCGTTCAGCGCTCCCCACGGGAAACGGATTGGCGAAATCTGGTTCGAGCCACCGCCCGAACTGCCAGAACTGCTGGTGAAATACCTGTTCACCAGCGAAAACCTGTCGGTGCAGGTGCACCCGTCCGATGCGCAGGCCCCCGCCGGGAGCCGCGGCAAGGAGGAATGCTGGCTGGTCCTGACCGCCGAACCGGGCGCGAAGCTGGCGATCGGCTTCACCGAACCGGTCTCGCCTGAAAAAATGCGCGCCGCCGCGCTGGACGGATCGATCGAACAACTCCTCGCGTGGCACGAGGTTGGGCCTGGCGACTTCGTCTACCTGCCGGCCAACACCGTGCATGCGATCGGCGCCGGACTGTCGCTGATCGAGGTGCAGCAGAATTCCGACATCACCTATCGGCTATACGACTATGGCCGCCCGCGCGAATTGCATCTCGACGATGGAATTGCGGTTGCCGAGGGCGGGCCGCACGATCCGAAGCTTCGGCGGCACGTGCCCGATCGGGGCGACGTGACGCTGGCTGACGGACCGCATTTCCGGCTGGACCGGATCGACGGAGAGCCTGACGCGGCCACCGCGGCGCGCTATGCCGGCGGGCCGTTGCTGGTGATCCCGGTCGATGCCCCTGTTACGCTGGCCGGACAGGCGGTCGAGCCGGGCGGCTGCGGTATGGCGGAGCGGTTGTCGGACATCGCATTCAGCGGCGGGCGGGCCTTGATCGCGCAGCCGCTCATGCGTTCCGGTTGA